Part of the Candidatus Zixiibacteriota bacterium genome is shown below.
ACGGCCAATTATGATCGTTCCGCGGAAGGCTGGCTGGCACCGCCCAGTTTTGCCTCGCAAATCGCCGGCGGAGCCGAAATCAGATACCTTTTATCCTTCGGCCCATTTGACATGGATCCCGGTGAGACCCTTCCCCTGACCATCGCCATCGTAGCCGGGCAGAATTTTTATTCTGATGGCGGTATCGGCGGTACCCCGACCTGGCGCGACTTCACCGACCTCCAGCTGAATACCCTGTGGGCTCAATGGATTTTTGACAACCCCGGGGTCGATACCGATGGTGATGGTTACAGTGGTGAATTCCATATCTTCTGCATGAATCCAAAAATGTCGCGGATCGATACTATAATAACCGGGATTGATACAACCTATGACACCGTTTATACCTGCACCAAAAGCGATACCCTCTGGTATAAAGGTGATGGAATCCCCGATTTCCGTGGAGCCGTTCCACCCAAAAGCCCCGTAATAAAAACCCATCCCCGGATAAACGAATATAATCATGGGGAAATCACGGTTCAATGGAATGGCTATGAAACGGAGCTTTCTGCAGATCAGTTCAGCCAGTTGCTCGATTTTGAGGGCTATCGGATTTATATTTCACGCTCCGGACAGGTTAATGATTTCACTCTGGTGACGTCATTCGATTGTGACGATTATGATCGTTATGAATATGACACCGACCTTGAATCATGGGTAATTAAAAATCCCCCATATACTTTAAAACTGCTGAGAAATATGTACGGCGACGATTTTGATCCGGCGCCTTATTTCGACCCCGAACATCTCTTCGCCTTTTTTAATCAATCAACGGGTGATTGGGAAACCTATTTTTTTAAAGACCATGACTGGAATCAATCGAATCTTTACGATACGACCCGAATACACAAAATTTATCCGGATCAACCATATCCGTCGACCCTTAATCTCGACACGGCTTACATGTTTTATCCGGATGAGGTCACTTCCGAGGGCAATTTGAAATATTTCGAGTATGAATACACTTTGAAAAAACTGATACCCTCAATTCCATATTATGTCGCGGTAACGGCTTTCGACCAGGGGCAACCTCATAAAAACCTCCCCGCTCTCGAGACCGATCCATCGGAAAGCGCCGTCAGGGAATTTGCCCAGAATGCTACCGATATCGTTTTAAGTGAAAAACCCGACATCATAGTCTACCCCAATCCCTATCGAATTGACGGCAATTATCGAAGTTATTATGAAGGCTGGGAGGAACCTGAACTAATGGCCGAACGAACCAGGGCCCTCCATTTCACCAATCTGCCGCCAAAATGCACTATTCGGATATTCAGTATTGACGGGGATTTTATTGATAAAGTCGAACATGATTTCGTTCCCGGTGACCCGGGCAGTATGCATGAAAGCTGGGATTTGATTTCTCGCAATGAAATGTCCATCACATCGGGGATTTACTATTTTACGGTGGATTCTGAATATGGTCAGCAGGTGGGCAAATTCGTTATCATCTACTGATGAGGCTGGCGTAAATTTAGGGATTTTGGTATACGGCGGGTTAGGTTACCGAATCCAGCGGCGGCTACAAGCGCGAGAATTGAGACGAAGCCCCAGGAGTATATAAAATCTGGTTTGGCCAGATCAAGCAACAGGCCTCCCAGAAGGGGCCCCAGCGACCATCCGGCCGTCACCGAAAACCCATAGATTCCCATAAATCTTCCTATTCTACCCGGAGGTGCCAAGTTGGCGGTAATGGCCAGAGCCGGAGGCGAAATAAAATTTTCCCCGATTGTTAAAACCGCAATACCGATGGCGAAGGCCATAAATGTGGCTGTGGCACCGATTATTATATATGCAACGGCATATATCACGGAACCCAAAAGCATTTGAATTGACAGCCGGACACTGCGAAGCAGGCGGGTAATGGGTAGTTGAAGAAAAGTGACCATCAACCCATTCAAGGTAAAGAGAAAACCAAGCTGTTTTTTGGTTATGCCCATAAAATCCACGGAATATAGAGAAAATGGGGCAATAAATTGAGATACCACCAGATACAGTATAAAAACCAATAAAGCATGATGAACAATAAGCTCATAACCCTTAAATTGAAAAATATGCCCGAATTGAAATTTATCATTGGAAATATAGTCCATCTTGATTCCCTTCAGAAACAGGGCGATAATAATGCTGGAAATGAGAGTCATGCCACCGGAAATTATAAATAAAACGGCGTACGTTTGCTCGGCAAAAAAACCTCCCAACGCCGGACCAAGGGCCCAGCCGAAATTACCCGCCACTCTGATAATGGAATATCCTTCTGTCCTTTTATCCATTCCCACGAGATCGGCCACTGTGGCATTGGCGGCCGGTTGAAACAGTGCTCCGAAAACGGAATTGAAAATAATCAGGACGGCAATGGCCCGGAAACCCCAATCCCCATAGATGGCATAAGCCAGTACCAAGAAACTAATCGATCGAATGATCTGGGAGTAAACCATTTGATGATAGCGCCCGAAACGATCGGAAAGCTCTCCCCCGATAGATTGAAAAACCGACCTGATAATGGCTGTGAATCCAAAAAAGAGACCGATATGAGTCAGCGACATCCCCAGCGTGGAATGAAAATAAAGAGATAAAAAGGGAATGCTGATGGAAAATCCTACTGAGGATGCTATCCAACCTATGGCCAGGACCCAGAGACGACGGTCGAATTGTTTTAGATATGTCAGCATAAAGATTTCAGGCCTGCATCAATTCCCCGACCAAATCATCAGCAATAGTTTCAAAACCATCCAAGGGCAACCGCCCAAATCCCCGATTGGCCATGTCTTTCAATCCTCCTTCGGTTCGTAATTTTCTGATCAGAGTCGGCAAACCGTCAGCCTCCCGCCTTGACCGAAGATCGACTGCCACACCCCGATCAATAAGGAATTGACGGTTAAACGGTGAAAAGGTCCCGATCAGCGGATGGAGAATGAACATCGGCAATCCCAGCCCGGCCGCCCAGTTACTCCGTTCATGCGAGGGCGCTACAAAGAAATCCAGATAGCGGAATAACCGCGAGACAAGCCCGTTTTCCTCCTCTCCACTCCCAAAGGAAACGGAAACCGGTACACCTGAAGACAGAGCCTCTTCAATTACATTTTCACCGGTCTGAATATCATATTGCAGTAAGCTGGTGTACTTGGTAAGCATCTTCTGCAGATAACCGTCTTGCCGACAAAAAATCAAGGCCCGGTTTCCCGATTGACTCAAGGATCTGGCCCCAAGGATTATCCGATTGACATGTTCCCGCGGTTCGGCGCCGGATGAGAAAAATCCTCCGGTCAGCGGGCTGTCATCATCTATTCGCGAAATCCTCGATTTGAAGCAATTTTCAGCCTGATTCAACAGCCCCTTTTCAATACATAATCCCGTGGCAATCACATTCGCCGACGGGATTCCTGCCGAGACCAGATAATCGCGAGCATTTCCAAGAGGAACATATATTTTGCGACAACCCTTCCGGATAGCTTCCGGTGGCACCGCAATTTCCCCATGTTGATAGAATGTCGGCACCAAATCGGCAATCATACCTACCAGAACCGGATGGGCGACCAGTGTTGGGGAGTCTGCGTTTATCACATAATCACGTATATCGCGGGCCAGAATCCCGGCAGCCCGGCTGTAATCTTTATCAGCGCGGTTTTGTCTTAGCCTATGATATCCGTATCCCAATAAACCTCCCTGACTGCCAGCGCGATATAACCAGCGGATAAAACGCCATGAAATATGCGGAATACCCTTCGACAGGCGAAAAACATCATTAATTTTCAGTTCGATTTTATCGCTGCATTTGGATTTAAGACAATCAACCACGCCATCAAGATAGAAGGGGTGACCGCGGCCTATGTTGGTATATATAATATTCAGGATTCTCATTTTGCCATTATTAGCCCAAGTTGCGTTTCAAAGCCATTATCAACATAAAATAACCAACGGTACATAAAAAAAACAGGTCTAAGAAATTAATTCTCAAACCCGCCGTCAAATCATCCCGGTCAATGGATTCTTAAGATTGTTTTACCAGGTCAAAAACACGTTCCAATGATACCACGAATATTTTTTTGTTCTGCTGAATAATGGCACCCTCAAAGATATCTGCCTTAAAATCCGACTCACTTCCCTGATCCGCAATAACGTTTTCGTCGGTAATCCTCAGGATTTCATCGACCGAATCGACCGTCAGACCGAACAGGTTACCATCCCATTCAATGACCAGAATCCTATTCGACTGCTCATAATGTATATAATCGTCAAAAAGAATGCCGGTCAATGAAATAATCGGAATATTATTGCCGCGATAAGCGAATGTGCCGTTTCCACCATGAAGCTCATTTGCGGGACCGCCGGCAATATCAGATGATATAATTTCGGCTACCCGGGAAACTTCGATCCCCATCCAGAATCCCTTTATTCTGGCGCAGAGATACTGCCCTTTATTACCTGGATTCATATTTTCACCTTTCATTTCAATCCGACATCGGCAATGGAAACCAGCAACATTTATATCATTCCGCTATTTATTTTGCCTGATAGTTAATACAAAATACGCTTTTAATGAAATTAACGCCATTTATTTATCAGTTGGGGGAAATAGAAGGAATAAATTAAAGACAATTATATCCCGCCAACAAGCTCAATCAATTTCAGGGCTGATGTCGGCGAATGACCGCTGTAATGATTATTAAAATAGGCGTATACCTCACCCCGGCTACGACTGAATTCCTCTAAGACATGTGACCACCACTTCAAATCCTCATGATGATCCTCCCTTATATAGCTGAAATCGCCGGGTATTTTTTTTCGATCTCCAAGAAATCTTACATAGGCGAAGTCGGCCGTAAATTCACTCTGTCGGGGCATCCAGGGATGATCCACCTGAACCAGCGCGATATTTCTCACTCGTAGAAGGTCGTAAAAGCTATTTCCCAGCCATTTTCGGTTACGGATTTCAACTGCGAATTTCAAATCATCGGGCAGGTTTTCTATCAATTGTTTTAGAATATCGAAATGGTCCTCGGGATTAAAATTATAGGGGAATTGAAGCAGGAGAGGGCCAAGTTTGTTTTCAAGAAGCCGTATGCCGGCAATAAAGGCGCCGGCATTGTCCAGGCGCGTTTCAATATCACCCTCATGGGTGACGCTCGATGGGAATTTGGCGGTAAAAACGAATCCTTCGGGAGTGGTATTGCGCCAGCGACAGATCGTGTCTGGATTGGGAATACGATAATAGGTTGAATCGATCTCGACCGTCCTGAAGATGGAGGAATAAAATCTTAGAAAATCGGCGCGAGGACAAAATTGAGGGTAAAAATTCCCAAGCCAATCCTGATAACTATAGCCTGATGTCCCTACCAATATTTCCGAGGATTTATCATAATTCATATAGAAGAAAACAAAAATGTCCGGCAAATGTTCATTCAAACCAAATCTGCCTGAAAAAAAGAAATTCGCCTCCTTGATAACTTTTCATTTTTATTGTATTATGCCGCAAATATTGAAAGGAACATATTATGAAAGACAAACGTAATTCAATTCTGGCCAGAAATCTGGTTGAATATTCATGCAAAATCCAACCGGGCGAAATTCTTTATCTTGAGATCAAAGGCAGGGAAACGCTTGAACTGGCCAAAGAAATAGTCCGGATCAATACGGAAAAAGGCGGGGTCACTTTCTGGTATTACAATGATGAATCAATCAGCCGCCAGTTTCTTATGACGGCGACAGAACAGCAGATGAAAATTATGGCCGATTATCATTTGGACATGATGAAAAAGGCCTCGGCCTATCTGGGACTGCGCGGTTCGGATAATCCCTTCGATCTGGCGGACATCCCCCCCGCTCAGCTTGATAAATTCCAGAAGATATTTTACAAACCGGTTCATCTTGAGGAACGAGTTAAACGTACCAAATGGTGTGTTCTGAGATTCCCCAACAATGCCATGGCCCAGCTGGCGGAAACCTCGCAGGAAAAATTCGAGAATTTCTATTATGATGTTTGCAACCTGAATTATGCCAAAATGTCGAAGGCTATGGATCCGCTGGTGGAATTGGTTAATAAAACCGATCGGGTGCATATTATTTCGCCGGGAACTGGTCTGCAATTTTCTATAAAGGGTATCCCGGTGGTAAAATGCGATGGCACCAGGAATATTCCCGACGGCGAGGTATATACTGCACCGGTCCGTGAATCCATCAACGGCACGATTACCTATAACTCGCCCTCTCTTCACGAAGGTTATGTTTATAATAATATCAGTTTTACCTTCAAGGATGGCAAAATTATCAAAGCTACCGCGGCTTCATACGAGGACAAACTCAACAAGATCCTTGATACCGATGAAAACGCCCGCTATGTCGGTGAGTTTGCTATTGGCGTGAATCCATTTGTCCTGCATCCGATGAAAGATACCCTATTCGACGAGAAAATCAAAGGATCAATACACCTGACACCCGGTTGCTGTTACGATGAGGCTCCTAACGGCAATGTTTCGGCTATCCACTGGGATCTGGTTCTGATTCA
Proteins encoded:
- a CDS encoding MFS transporter → MLTYLKQFDRRLWVLAIGWIASSVGFSISIPFLSLYFHSTLGMSLTHIGLFFGFTAIIRSVFQSIGGELSDRFGRYHQMVYSQIIRSISFLVLAYAIYGDWGFRAIAVLIIFNSVFGALFQPAANATVADLVGMDKRTEGYSIIRVAGNFGWALGPALGGFFAEQTYAVLFIISGGMTLISSIIIALFLKGIKMDYISNDKFQFGHIFQFKGYELIVHHALLVFILYLVVSQFIAPFSLYSVDFMGITKKQLGFLFTLNGLMVTFLQLPITRLLRSVRLSIQMLLGSVIYAVAYIIIGATATFMAFAIGIAVLTIGENFISPPALAITANLAPPGRIGRFMGIYGFSVTAGWSLGPLLGGLLLDLAKPDFIYSWGFVSILALVAAAGFGNLTRRIPKSLNLRQPHQ
- a CDS encoding chemotaxis protein CheW, which codes for MNPGNKGQYLCARIKGFWMGIEVSRVAEIISSDIAGGPANELHGGNGTFAYRGNNIPIISLTGILFDDYIHYEQSNRILVIEWDGNLFGLTVDSVDEILRITDENVIADQGSESDFKADIFEGAIIQQNKKIFVVSLERVFDLVKQS
- a CDS encoding DUF72 domain-containing protein, with product MNEHLPDIFVFFYMNYDKSSEILVGTSGYSYQDWLGNFYPQFCPRADFLRFYSSIFRTVEIDSTYYRIPNPDTICRWRNTTPEGFVFTAKFPSSVTHEGDIETRLDNAGAFIAGIRLLENKLGPLLLQFPYNFNPEDHFDILKQLIENLPDDLKFAVEIRNRKWLGNSFYDLLRVRNIALVQVDHPWMPRQSEFTADFAYVRFLGDRKKIPGDFSYIREDHHEDLKWWSHVLEEFSRSRGEVYAYFNNHYSGHSPTSALKLIELVGGI
- a CDS encoding aminopeptidase produces the protein MKDKRNSILARNLVEYSCKIQPGEILYLEIKGRETLELAKEIVRINTEKGGVTFWYYNDESISRQFLMTATEQQMKIMADYHLDMMKKASAYLGLRGSDNPFDLADIPPAQLDKFQKIFYKPVHLEERVKRTKWCVLRFPNNAMAQLAETSQEKFENFYYDVCNLNYAKMSKAMDPLVELVNKTDRVHIISPGTGLQFSIKGIPVVKCDGTRNIPDGEVYTAPVRESINGTITYNSPSLHEGYVYNNISFTFKDGKIIKATAASYEDKLNKILDTDENARYVGEFAIGVNPFVLHPMKDTLFDEKIKGSIHLTPGCCYDEAPNGNVSAIHWDLVLIQRADYGGGELYFDDKLIRKDGIFTDPKLEQAFSEENLKS